Proteins encoded together in one Mastomys coucha isolate ucsf_1 unplaced genomic scaffold, UCSF_Mcou_1 pScaffold16, whole genome shotgun sequence window:
- the Rps3a gene encoding 40S ribosomal protein S3a yields the protein MAVGKNKRLTKGGKKGAKKKVVDPFSKKDWYDVKAPAMFNIRNIGKTLVTRTQGTKIASDGLKGRVFEVSLADLQNDEVAFRKFKLITEDVQGKNCLTNFHGMDLTRDKMCSMVKKWQTMIEAHVDVKTTDGYLLRLFCVGFTKKRNNQIRKTSYAQHQQVRQIRKKMMEIMTREVQTNDLKEVVNKLIPDSIGKDIEKACQSIYPLHDVFVRKVKMLKKPKFELGKLMELHGEGGSSGKTTGDETGTKVDRADGYEPPVQESV from the exons ATGGCGGTCGGCAAGAACAAGCGCCTGACGAAAGGTGGCAAGAAGGGAGCTAAGAAGAAAGT GGTTGATCcattttctaagaaagactgGTATGATGTGAAAGCACCAGCAATGTTCAACATTAGGAACATCGGAAAAACACTAGTCACAAGGACTCAAGGAACCA AAATTGCATCTGATGGCCTCAAGGGTCGTGTGTTTGAAGTGAGCCTTGCCGATCTCCAGAATGATGAAGTTGCATTTAGAAAATTCAAGCTAATTACTGAGGACGTTCAGGGCAAAAACTGTCTTACTAACTTCCATGGCATGGATCTTACCCGGGACAAAATGTGCTCCATGGTCAAAAAGTGGCAG ACCATGATTGAAGCTCATGTTGATGTCAAGACGACCGATGGGTATTTGCTCCGACTTTTCTGTGTTGGTTTCACTAAGAAACGCAACAACCAGATAAGAAAGACATCCTATGCTCAGCACCAGCAAGTCCGCCAGATCCGGAAGAAGATGATGGAAATCATGACCCGAGAAGTGCAGACAAATGACTTGAAGGAAGTAGTTAATAAACT GATTCCAGACAGCATTGGGAAAGACATAGAAAAGGCTTGCCAGTCCATTTATCCtcttcatgatgtctttgttagaaaagtaaaaatgttgaAGAAACCCAAGTTTGAAT tgggAAAGCTCATGGAGCTCCATGGAGAAGGTGGCAGTTCCGGGAAAACAACTGGAGACGAGACGGGGACTAAGGTTGACCGAGCAGACGGGTATGAACCACCAGTCCAAGAATCGGTCTAA